One Coffea arabica cultivar ET-39 chromosome 5c, Coffea Arabica ET-39 HiFi, whole genome shotgun sequence DNA window includes the following coding sequences:
- the LOC140007166 gene encoding probable LRR receptor-like serine/threonine-protein kinase At3g47570 yields MAEYHIMKLNKLRTEGFSERNLIGMGAYGSVYKALINGSDVAVKVFNLQIEGFYMDFLQRLDVMIDVASALDYLHNGYSIPVLHCDLKPSNVLLDENMVAHVSDFGNAKLLGMGESMSQTQTLATLGYMAPEYGSEGLISKKCDIYSFGIMSMETFTRRKPTNEMFSGDMSLKDWINASWPDTVSEVIDAHLMRLEKDLTGMVQHTSLIMEVTFKCSAELPEERIANVVAIDWSIVLTFETNLLVSYERFKDSKLIIFPIDSGIDP; encoded by the exons ATGGCAGAATATCATATCATGAAATTGAACAAGCTACGTACTGAAGGATTTAGTGAGAGAAATTTGATTGGCATGGGTGCCTATGGTTCTGTTTACAAGGCACTAATCAATGGATCAGATGTAGCTGTGAAGGTGTTCAACTTACAAATAGAAG GATTTTACATGGATTTTTTGCAAAGACTAGACGTAATGATTGATGTGGCATCAGCATTAGACTATCTGCACAATGGTTATTCAATCCCTGTGCTTCACTGTGATTTGAAACCAAGCAATGTTTTACTTGACGAAAATATGGTAGCACATGTGAgtgattttggcaatgcaaaaTTATTAGGGATGGGAGAGAGCATGTCCCAAACTCAGACACTAGCAACACTGGGATACATGGCACCAG AGTATGGATCAGAAGGTTTGATATCCAAGAAGTGTGATATCTACAGTTTTGGAATCATGTCGATGGAAACTTTCACAAGAAGGAAACCAACTAATGAAATGTTCTCAGGAGATATGAGCTTGAAGGACTGGATAAATGCATCATGGCCAGATACTGTATCTGAGGTTATAGATGCTCATTTGATGAGGCTAGAAAAGGATTTAACAGGGATGGTTCAGCACACATCATTGATAATGGAAGTAACTTTCAAGTGCTCAGCAGAGCTACCCGAGGAAAGGATAGCAAATGTGGTTGCAATAGATTGGTCTATAGTGTTGACATTTGAAACTAAtcttctggtttcatatgaaaGGTTCAAGGATTCCAAGCTTATCATATTTCCAATTGATTCTGGAATAGACCCTTGA
- the LOC113738881 gene encoding protein FAR1-RELATED SEQUENCE 5-like, with amino-acid sequence MGQDGVLKTHDMVQEIEKGKMGMDGCGRLMSFDLNQEPECDRDTCSEESGGSIGGHEDEEADELVGAIGVDDVMKLTFDTEEEAGEFYNLYAKLSGFGIRKSNAKRDEDGISRFRKWVCCCEGYRNEKWFNYEDRKREAKAITRTGCGACFRVKYDTESVKYVVTRFIMEHNHPLASEASVQHLRSHRKVSDAEYAQAKSLKLVGARICQIMKHFVIKAGGYSNVGFCIKDLYNRMDEERRKDIFNGDAEGALGFLAAKKDADDMFFYKYHVDNEGRLARLFWSDSKSRVDFSVFGDVLVFDTTYKTNKYRKPLVVLAGVNNHLNSTIFGCALLSDERIETYEWVLSTFVEAMKGRKPVAVMTDGDSAMRRAIKNLLPDACHRLCSWHLHRNARSNIRCEEFNNRLYDLMARKFSTLEFEDRWARLVNECGVVENEWVKKLYRRRRLWAEAYLRGNFFAGMRSTQRCEKMNAFLNEYLNEKMRLYEFVRSFDLAIAWLRHTESKAVHTSENTKPVLTTILPELEASAAEVFTRNVFFMVRKHLNRQGLLISEGWSEDGGSRTYYYSKYGGHEISWRVVYDRSMEKLICSCMKFESKGIPCAHMFRVMVVEGMNRIPEACISKRWTKGVYSTNNGMKAFVADEQLTQMARYGTLKSSCNSMCYYASYMDDAFNDLQQMFDKHSVDLKEKWIERGYGGDGFAMDSRVMNDRSRRTFGLLDPRVSRCKGDQKHSETKKKRKCGHCRQATTNEHAHTKRIRTTQQFMMIIWKIVWMNRWKNHLKLVRGGATQANGEDKHLHHKHAVAVEGTQVTNKEVQEKDEAQLL; translated from the exons ATGGGGCAGGATGGGGTGCTTAAAACTCATGACATGGTGCAGGAAATAGAGAAGGGAAAAATGGGGATGGATGGTTGCGGCAGGTTAATGTCATTTGACCTTAACCAAGAACCTGAGTGTGACCGAGACACATGCAGTGAAGAAAGCGGTGGTTCAATAGGAGGACACGAAGATGAGGAGGCAGATGAATTGGTGGGCGCAATAGGCGTGGATGACGTAATGAAATTAACATTTGACACGGAAGAAGAAGCTGGGGAATTTTATAATTTGTATGCGAAACTAAGCGGATTTGGGATTCGTAAAAGTAATGCCAAACGAGATGAAGATGGCATTTCAAGATTTAGAAAATGGGTATGTTGCTGTGAAGGTTATAGGAATGAAAAGTGGTTTAATTATGAAGACCGGAAAAGAGAAGCAAAAGCAATCACAAGGACCGGGTGTGGGGCTTGCTTTCGCGTGAAATATGACACAGAATCGGTAAAGTATGTGGTGACACGTTTCATTATGGAGCACAATCACCCGCTGGCATCAGAGGCAAGTGTGCAACACCTTAGGTCGCATAGAAAAGTGAGCGATGCAGAATATGCGCAGGCAAAAAGTCTAAAGTTGGTTGGGGCCAGAATATGCCAGATAATGAAACATTTTGTTATCAAAGCCGGAGGGTATAGTAACGTGGGATTTTGCATTAAGGATCTGTATAACCGAATGGACGAGGAACGTAGAAAAGATATTTTTAATGGCGATGCAGAAGGGGCACTTGGGTTCTTGGCAGCGAAGAAGGATGCcgatgacatgttcttttatAAATATCATGTAGATAACGAAGGAAGATTGGCAAGGTTGTTTTGGTCAGATTCTAAATCTCGTGTGGACTTCAGTGTATTTGGAGATGTATTGGTGTTTGATACaacatacaaaacaaataaataccgCAAGCCACTAGTTGTACTTGCAGGGGTAAACAACCATTTGAACAGTACTATTTTCGGCTGTGCACTGTTATCAGATGAGAGGATTGAAACATATGAATGGGTGCTAAGTACATTTGTAGAGGCTATGAAAGGTAGAAAGCCAGTAGCAGTGATGACAGATGGTGACAGTGCAATGCGAAGAGCGATAAAGAATCTTCTCCCGGATGCTTGTCACAGGCTATGTTCGTGGCACTTGCATAGGAATGCACGGAGTAATATTCGCTGCGAGGAGTTTAATAACAGGTTGTATGACCTGATGGCGAGAAAGTTTAGCACTCTTGAGTTTGAGGATCGCTGGGCTAGGTTAGTTAATGAATGTGGGGTGGTAGAGAATGAGTGGGTGAAGAAGTTGTACCGTAGGAGAAGGTTATGGGCAGAGGCCTATTTACGCGGTAATTTTTTTGCAGGTATGAGAAGCACTCAAAGGTGTGAGAAAATGAATGCTTTTTTGAACGAGTACTTGAATGAAAAAATGCGACTATATGAATTCGTTAGAAGTTTTGATTTGGCAATAGCATGGCTTCGACATACTGAGAGCAAAGCAGTTCACACAAGCGAAAACACAAAACCAGTCTTAACCACAATCCTGCCCGAATTAGAGGCGAGCGCAGCGGAGGTGTTTACAAGGAATGTGTTCTTCATGGTGAGGAAGCATTTGAACAGGCAGGGACTTCTAATTTCTGAGGGCTGGAGCGAGGATGGAGGGAGTCGTACATATTATTACTCGAAATATGGTGGACACGAAATTAGTTGGAGGGTGGTTTATGATAGGTCAATGGAGAAGCTAATCTGCTCTTGCATGAAATTCGAGTCAAAGGGGATTCCTTGTGCTCACATGTTTCGCGTGATGGTGGTAGAAGGAATGAACAGGATCCCAGAAGCATGCATTTCAAAGCGGTGGACAAAGGGAGTTTACAGTACTAATAATGGAATGAAAGCATTTGTTGCAGACGAACAGCTGACACAAATGGCCAGATATGGCACTTTAAAGTCGAGCTGTAATAGTATGTGTTACTATGCGTCCTACATGGATGATGCGTTTAATGACCTGCAGCAGATGTTTGACAAGCATTCTGTGGACCTAAAGGAGAAGTGGATTGAAAGGGGATATGGGGGAGACGGATTTGCAATGGATTCAAGAGTGATGAACGATAGAAGTAGAAGAACATTCGGGCTGTTAGATCCCAGGGTGTCCCGGTGTAAAGGTGATCAGAAGCATTcagaaacaaagaagaaaagaaagtgtgGTCATTGCAG GCAGGCCACAACCAACGAACATGCCCATACAAAAAGAATTCGCACAACACAGCAGTTCATGATGATCATATGGAAAATTGTTTGGATGAATCGgtggaaaaatcatttgaaattgGTACGGGGTGGAGCGACTCAGGCGAATGGAGAGGACAAGCATTTGCACCACAAGCATGCGGTAGCGGTGGAAGGGACACAGGTGACCAACAAAGAAGTCCAGGAGAAAGATGAGGCACAACTGTTGTGA
- the LOC113689707 gene encoding uncharacterized protein, with amino-acid sequence MAASNGNITADQSALLAFRDRMITSDSHKILQKNWSVTSSVCDWMGVTCDAQQRRVTDLNISMMNLTGTLPPQLGNLSFLVSLNISSNNFHGELPRELVHLRRLRYLNFGINNLGGELPSWFGSLYKLQYLSLRNNSFTGSIPPSISNMSNLETLWLSWNSIEGTVPTEFQNLHNLKNLIIESNQLSGPLPFHAFNLSSMESVSFLNNSLSGIFPDDICHRLQKLTWLSLAENNLIGRIPSTVSQCSLLRHLALFGNHFTGSIPNGIGNLTMLEDLYLQMNNLTGAIPIEIGDLAMLTELDFDNNKLTGGIPEKIGNLHKLEELQLHNNTLSGSIPATIFNISSLKTIQLCQNKFSGTIPLTMSNKLSNLQYFNIYNNFLSGVIPSFISNASRLVTLSLDNNELTGSIPDSLGSLRNLEYLNLAFNKLSSEPSSPELSIFTFLMTWRFLKYLGVDQNPLNGFLPASFSNYSTLEHLNAFSCKIKGNIPVGISNLSSLLVLDFSGNELIGSVPRTMHSLANLQMFYLDSNQVRDVLDIFCGLHSLGLLDLSQNQFFGSIPECLGNMTNLRQIFLDSNRLTSVIPAKLLSMKNLEILNLSSNFISGSIPLEIGNLKATYSLDLSANQLSGIIPTTIGELQALQNLSLAKNNLQGSIPESFSHMVSLEFLDLSHNNLSGVIPKSLQTLKVLKEFNVSFNRLSGEIPQGGPFRYFTGQLFMNNEALCGDPRLGVQPCQCNSIRSSSKRKVFFISLSVIAAIMIIAIVAILVQRWLKEPKGSGGTELMSVAKYERFSYYDLLHSTDNYSESNLLGEGSFGSVYKGILSDGIVVAIKVFNLQVEGALKSFDRECEVLRSLRHRNLTMVLGSCSNPDFKALVLKYMPNGNLDKWLHFRDHFLDLFQRINIMIDVACALEYLHYGYDAPVVHCDLKPSNILLDEDMVAHVSDFGISKMFGEGESILHTNTLATLGYIAPEYGSEGIVSTRIDVYSFGIVLIETFSRMKPSDEMFSGDLSLRSWVEDCLPDALQVVDANLIRPEDEHFTHKLKCVLLIMNLALNCCRESLGERMNMKDVLANLKKIKQQLLLIVST; translated from the exons ATGGCAGCCAGCAACGGTAATATTACAGCTGATCAATCAGCGCTTCTTGCTTTTAGAGATCGCATGATCACTTCAGATTCTCACAAAATCTTGCAAAAAAACTGGTCAGTTACCTCCTCCGTCTGTGATTGGATGGGAGTCACCTGTGACGCTCAACAACGTAGAGTGACTGACTTGAATATCTCAATGATGAACCTTACTGGTACCTTACCTCCTCAACTTGGGAACCTGTCCTTTCTGGTTTCCCTTAACATTAGCAGCAACAATTTCCACGGAGAATTGCCTCGTGAGTTAGTTCACTTGCGCAGATTGAGATACCTTAATTTTGGGATCAACAATCTCGGTGGAGAGCTTCCCTCCTGGTTTGGTTCTTTATACAAACTCCAATACCTGTCCCTCAGAAACAATAGCTTTACGGGTTCTATCCCGCCTTCCATCTCTAACATGTCAAACTTGGAAACTTTATGGTTGTCTTGGAATTCAATTGAGGGGACCGTTCCAACAGAATTTCAGAATCTTCATaatttgaagaatttgattaTTGAGAGTAATCAGCTCTCCGGTCCTTTGCCTTTCCATGCTTTCAATCTTTCCTCAATGGAAAGCGTTTCCTTCTTGAATAACAGCCTATCTGGCATTTTTCCGGACGACATCTGTCACCGCCTTCAGAAACTTACATGGCTTAGTCTAGCAGAGAACAATTTGATCGGTCGAATACCTTCAACGGTGTCACAGTGTTCACTGCTTCGGCATCTTGCCTTGTTTGGGAACCATTTCACTGGATCCATACCTAACGGAATCGGGAACTTGACAATGCTGGAGGACCTATACCTGCAGATGAACAATTTAACAG GTGCAATTCCAATTGAAATAGGGGATTTAGCTATGTTGACAGAGTTAGATTTTGACAACAACAAATTGACAG GTGGAATACCTGAAAAGATTGGGAACCTTCACAAATTGGAGGAGCTTCAGTTACACAACAATACATTATCGGGTTCCATACCAGCAACAATTTTTAACATCTCATCTCTCAAAACAATTCAACTCTGCCagaacaagttttcaggaactaTTCCTTTGACAATGAGTAATAAGCTAAGCAATCTGCAGTATTTTAATATTTACAATAATTTCTTGAGTGGAGTTATACCTAGCTTCATCTCAAATGCTTCTCGGCTAGTTACTTTGTCGCTTGACAATAATGAGCTTACAGGTTCAATCCCCGACTCTTTAGGAAGTTTAAGAAATCTAGAATATCTAAACTTGGCTTTCAACAAGCTGTCAAGTGAACCCTCATCTCCAGAATTAAGCATTTTCACTTTCTTGATGACTTGGAGATTCTTGAAATATCTAGGAGTGGATCAGAATCCTCTAAATGGTTTTCTACCTGCTTCTTTTTCTAACTATTCGACTCTGGAACACTTGAATGCATTCAGTTGTAAAATCAAAGGAAACATCCCAGTCGGAATCAGCAATTTGAGCAGTTTACTAGTTCTAGATTTTTCAGGTAATGAATTGATTGGATCTGTCCCAAGAACTATGCATAGTCTGGCAAATCTTCAGATGTTTTACTTGGACTCCAATCAAGTAAGAGATGTCTTGGACATTTTCTGTGGATTACATAGTTTGGGGTTGTTAGACTTGAGCCAAAATCAATTCTTTGGTAGTATTCCAGAATGCTTAGGAAATATGACAAATTTGAGACAAATTTTTCTAGACTCCAACAGGTTGACTTCCGTGATACCTGCTAAACTATTGAGCATGAAAAATCTCGAAATTCTCAAcctttcatcaaatttcataaGTGGATCGATACCTTTGGAGATTGGGAACCTCAAAGCAACGTACAGTTTGGATCTCTCGGCTAATCAATTGTCAGGCATTATTCCTACTACAATTGGGGAGCTGCAAGCTTTACAGAATCTTTCATTGGCAAAAAATAATTTGCAGGGCTCTATACCAGAATCATTTAGCCATATGGTCAGCTTGGAATTCTTGGACCTTTCACACAATAATCTCTCCGGCGTGATACCCAAGTCATTGCAAACACTTAAGGTTCTTAAGGAATTTAACGTTTCTTTTAATAGATTAAGCGGCGAAATTCCTCAAGGTGGTCCCTTCAGATACTTTACAGGTCAATTGTTCATGAACAATGAAGCACTCTGTGGTGACCCAAGGCTTGGTGTTCAACCATGTCAGTGTAATTCAATTAGAAGTTCAAGCAAAAGAAAGGTATTTTTCATTAGTCTATCAGTGATTGCAGCAATAATGATAATAGCAATTGTAGCAATATTGGTTCAAAGGTGGCTGAAGGAGCCAAAGGGTTCAGGTGGAACAGAGTTGATGTCAGTGGCAAAATATGAAAGATTTTCCTACTATGACCTTTTGCACTCAACTGATAACTATAGTGAAAGCAATTTGCTTGGAGAAGGGAGCTTTGGTTCTGTTTACAAAGGTATCCTAAGTGATGGCATTGTTGTGGCTATCAAGGTATTCAACTTGCAAGTGGAAGGTGCATTAAAAAGCTTTGATAGAGAATGCGAGGTACTGAGGAGTTTACGCCATCGAAATCTTACAATGGTGCTCGGTAGCTGCTCCAACCCTGATTTTAAAGCCCTGGTACTCAAATACATGCCTAATGGGAATCTTGATAAGTGGTTGCACTTTCGTGACCATTTCTTAGATCTATTTCAAAGAATAAATATAATGATTGATGTTGCTTGTGCATTGGAATATCTACATTATGGTTATGATGCTCCTGTGGTACATTGTGACTTAAAGCCTAGTAATATCTTGCTTGATGAAGATATGGTTGCTCATGTAAGTGATTTTGGAATATCAAAAATGTTTGGCGAAGGAGAAAGTATTTTGCATACCAACACCCTCGCAACACTGGGATACATTGCACCAG AGTATGGATCAGAGGGGATAGTTTCAACAAGAATTGATGTATATAGTTTTGGAATAGTTTTGATTGAAACTTTTTCCAGGATGAAGCCTAGTGATGAAATGTTTTCAGGAGATTTGAGCCTTAGAAGCTGGGTAGAAGATTGTCTTCCTGATGCACTTCAAGTCGTTGATGCAAACTTAATAAGGCCAGAGGATGAGCATTTCACTCACAAGTTAAAGTGTGTTTTATTGATCATGAATTTGGCTCTAAACTGCTGTAGAGAATCTCTAGGAGAAAGGATGAACATGAAAGATGTTTTagcaaatttgaagaaaattaaaCAGCAGCTTCTTCTGATAGTAAGTACTTAG